One region of Erythrolamprus reginae isolate rEryReg1 chromosome 8, rEryReg1.hap1, whole genome shotgun sequence genomic DNA includes:
- the VGLL1 gene encoding transcription cofactor vestigial-like protein 1, whose product MEEGKNNSAKLSRMKQPVKTEWGAHYMVLTYFQGDTNSMVDEHFSRALSVTKNPQDLSRDNKTSLNIDNENHQPTHGWGLPPHWTKPYGASSPLNLCASDESPIVPPMEVYQPPILQGASPATAELWPSSSGTDPRLTPVSRYPTSDLHMAQDGMSDEKYSSLLGLLEHERCSRPVQELLDSRSACLTGSAGLQNMNQRYPC is encoded by the exons ATGGAAGAGGGAAAGAATAATTCTGCAAAGCTGAGTAGAATGAAACAACCCGTGAAAACAGAATGGGGAGCCCATTACATGGTATTGACCTACTTCCAAGGAGACACTAACAGCATGGTGGACGAACATTTCTCCAGAGCTTTGAGTGTCACCAAAAACCCGCAGGACCTGAGTAGAGACAATAAGACCTCATTGAATATTGACAATG AAAACCACCAACCTACTCATGGGTGGGGTCTTCCACCCCATTGGACGAAGCCTTATGGTGCATCCTCCCCTTTGAACCTGTGTGCTTCAGACGAAAGTCCAATTGTTCCCCCGATGGAGGTCTACCAGCCTCCCATTCTCCAGGGTGCTTCTCCAGCCACCGCTGAGCTCTGGCCTTCGTCTTCCGGGACCGATCCGCGGTTGACCCCCGTTTCGAGGTACCCAACTTCCGATCTGCATATGGCACAAGACGGCATGTCGGATGAGAAATACAGTTCTCTGTTGGGCCTCCTGGAGCACGAAAGGTGTTCTCGACCCGTCCAAGAGCTGCTTGATTCCCGATCGGCTTGTCTTACCGGTTCTGCTGGGTTGCAAAATATGAACCAGAG GTATCCCTGCTAA